The genomic stretch CCAACAACAGAAAAAACAATCTGGGTATTGGTTACTTCCTGGTGGGGGAATTGAATTTGGTGAATCGGGTGAAGAAGCTCTCAAACGAGAACTAAGAGAAGAACTGTCTCTCGAAGTAAGTCACACTGAATTTTTATTATTAAATGAATCCATTGATCCCAACAAAAAAAGACACCTGATACAAATTGTATTTTTAACAAAGGTAAAAGAACTTTTGCCAGTACTCAATGCGAAAGAAAAAGCAATATCAGGATTTGGTTATTTCACACCAAAAGAAATTCTATCTATGGATTTAAGACCTGATATAAAACATTTCTTTCGGACCAAAAGCACA from Leptospira levettii encodes the following:
- a CDS encoding NUDIX hydrolase, with the translated sequence MDFLLKSKSMRVRVAALIQDPKGKILLVQQQKKQSGYWLLPGGGIEFGESGEEALKRELREELSLEVSHTEFLLLNESIDPNKKRHLIQIVFLTKVKELLPVLNAKEKAISGFGYFTPKEILSMDLRPDIKHFFRTKSTNKPRYISSPWVNEP